The Corynebacterium tuberculostearicum genome window below encodes:
- a CDS encoding glutamine synthetase family protein yields the protein MNSQHEFVLRTVEERDIRFIRLWFTDILGALKSVVMSPSELESAFEEGVGFDGSSVEGFSRISESDTIALPDPSTFQILPFDMDEPDLQSARMFCDIAQPDGQPSMVDPRHILRRQVTEAANDGFTCMASPEIEFYLFERGRELTDLVPTDNGGYFDQATHDTAPLFRRKAMLALESLGIATEFSHHETAPGQQEIDLRHADVLTMADNIMTFRHVIKQVATNSNVRATFMPKPFEHLPGSGMHTHLSLFEGQSNAFHDPDDEFSLSQTGRQFIAGILEHSTEMSAIVNQWTNSYKRLMFGNEAPGAATWGVSNRSALVRVPTYRLTKEESRRVEIRSIDASMNPYLGYAVLLAAGLRGIREGYELDDPAEDDVHQLTRRERRAMGYKDLPTSLDQALREFEKSEFMAEVLGEHVFEFFLRSKWDEWHHYQSQITTFELRNNLNF from the coding sequence ATGAATAGCCAACACGAATTTGTCTTGCGCACCGTTGAGGAACGCGATATCCGCTTTATCCGCCTGTGGTTTACGGATATTCTGGGCGCCCTCAAATCCGTGGTCATGAGCCCGTCCGAGTTGGAATCGGCCTTTGAAGAAGGTGTTGGCTTTGATGGTTCTTCCGTAGAGGGCTTTTCTCGCATCTCTGAGTCTGACACCATCGCGCTGCCAGATCCCTCTACCTTCCAGATTCTGCCCTTTGATATGGACGAGCCGGACCTGCAATCGGCCCGCATGTTTTGCGATATCGCGCAGCCAGACGGCCAGCCCTCCATGGTGGACCCGCGCCATATCCTGCGCCGCCAGGTAACCGAGGCCGCCAACGATGGATTTACCTGCATGGCCTCACCAGAAATCGAGTTCTATCTTTTCGAGCGCGGCCGCGAACTCACCGACTTGGTGCCCACGGACAACGGCGGTTACTTCGACCAAGCAACACACGATACCGCCCCGCTGTTCCGCAGGAAGGCAATGCTAGCACTGGAATCGCTGGGAATCGCCACGGAGTTTAGCCACCACGAAACCGCGCCGGGCCAGCAAGAAATTGATCTGCGCCATGCGGACGTGCTCACCATGGCCGATAACATCATGACCTTCCGGCATGTGATCAAGCAGGTGGCCACCAATTCCAACGTGCGCGCCACCTTCATGCCTAAGCCCTTCGAGCACCTGCCGGGTTCAGGCATGCACACCCACTTGAGCCTTTTTGAAGGCCAATCCAATGCCTTCCACGATCCGGACGATGAATTCTCTTTGTCCCAGACCGGCCGGCAGTTCATCGCCGGCATCCTGGAGCACTCCACGGAGATGTCCGCGATTGTGAATCAGTGGACCAATTCTTATAAGCGCCTGATGTTCGGCAACGAGGCGCCGGGCGCAGCCACCTGGGGAGTATCGAATCGCTCCGCGCTGGTCCGCGTTCCCACCTACCGGCTGACCAAGGAAGAATCGCGCCGGGTAGAAATCCGTTCCATTGATGCCTCGATGAACCCCTACCTGGGTTATGCGGTGCTATTGGCGGCTGGCCTGCGAGGCATCCGCGAGGGCTACGAGCTCGATGATCCGGCCGAGGACGATGTCCACCAGCTCACTCGTCGCGAGCGCCGCGCGATGGGCTATAAGGATCTACCCACCAGCTTGGATCAGGCCTTGCGAGAATTTGAAAAATCAGAGTTCATGGCAGAAGTCCTGGGCGAGCACGTCTTTGAGTTCTTCCTGCGCTCCAAGTGGGATGAGTGGCATCACTATCAGAGCCAAATCACCACCTTTGAGCTGCGCAATAACCTGAACTTCTAG
- a CDS encoding DUF2786 domain-containing protein, translating to MTTHCDDLSAHVIERLITAAQQGWAPADLEHVLGPHAYPIIYRASPHVPARITSPALRKAWLQMAPPQENFIPRDKLRAIIKELIHLPRLRDTELLASGESLREDGLSDKQRKIREKVLGLLRKAESTSFEDEAEVLISKAQSLQQKYRIEDLLTSELPDLISHRVHIHPPYIKHQASLLSTISDANGCTTLLIHDKGLACVIGAPADAAHCADLFASLNRQCDWFMRNGDGAEIARATGSTAAYRRSFRLSYAARIGELLTQANEDGIADNLRESQYCSHHAETVATQTLPALQARTDHAIDTRNRLFPNLTEMSLSMNSMHGINDGIAAADRSHLGGDSSGIGPVPEITQ from the coding sequence ATGACCACCCACTGCGATGACCTTTCTGCTCACGTAATCGAACGCCTCATCACCGCCGCACAACAAGGTTGGGCGCCGGCGGACCTAGAACACGTCTTAGGTCCGCACGCCTACCCCATTATTTACCGTGCGAGCCCCCATGTACCGGCACGAATTACCTCCCCTGCGCTGCGCAAAGCATGGCTCCAGATGGCCCCTCCGCAGGAGAATTTCATTCCGCGCGATAAGCTGCGCGCCATTATTAAAGAGCTCATCCACTTGCCAAGGCTGCGCGATACGGAGCTTCTAGCCTCCGGCGAATCCTTGCGGGAGGATGGGCTTAGCGATAAGCAACGCAAAATCCGCGAAAAGGTGCTAGGCCTTTTGCGAAAAGCGGAATCTACCAGCTTTGAGGATGAGGCCGAGGTCCTCATCTCTAAGGCACAGTCCCTGCAGCAGAAGTATCGCATCGAGGATCTCCTTACCTCCGAGCTACCTGATCTTATTTCCCACCGCGTGCACATCCACCCGCCGTATATCAAGCACCAGGCTTCCCTGTTAAGCACTATCTCTGACGCCAATGGATGCACTACTCTCCTTATTCATGACAAGGGCTTGGCCTGCGTGATTGGCGCTCCTGCCGACGCCGCCCATTGCGCCGACCTCTTCGCCTCTCTTAACCGTCAATGCGATTGGTTCATGCGCAATGGTGACGGCGCAGAAATTGCCCGCGCTACGGGCTCTACCGCCGCCTATCGCCGTAGTTTCCGGCTCTCTTATGCCGCCCGCATTGGTGAATTGCTCACTCAAGCAAATGAGGATGGCATCGCAGATAACCTGCGGGAGTCGCAGTACTGCTCACACCATGCAGAGACTGTAGCCACCCAAACCCTTCCGGCACTGCAGGCGCGCACCGATCATGCCATCGATACCCGCAATCGTCTCTTCCCCAACCTGACGGAAATGTCGCTTTCCATGAACAGCATGCACGGCATCAACGATGGCATTGCCGCTGCCGATAGATCTCACTTAGGCGGCGATTCTTCCGGAATCGGTCCGGTCCCCGAAATCACGCAGTAA